Proteins encoded within one genomic window of Stigmatopora argus isolate UIUO_Sarg chromosome 21, RoL_Sarg_1.0, whole genome shotgun sequence:
- the LOC144067150 gene encoding low density lipoprotein receptor adapter protein 1-A-like isoform X2, with product MDVLKSAGRAIIRRPTVAKQPWTAGRHKKLSENWTDTREAILEGMTFSLRHLGMTLVDQPKGVDLAATAVKRIVATAKASGKKAQKISLGVSPHGFTLYDRSTDSLIENISIYRISYCTVGKTHDRVFAFIAQNTLNGTLECHAYLCSKRKVAQAIALTVAQAFGVAFEMWQVTREGKEKQVNSNLGAVVNGSSHSESPDTTTNVITVNPLDTKDNSEAETNVDLDQFNNYCKAENNSNPVWGIQDDLEEAFSSCDLARSGSVPGWPCRVLTPRSWTLA from the exons ATGGATGTGCTCAAGTCAGCTGGACGAGCCATTATTCGAAGACCGACTGTTGCCAAACAGCCCTGGACGGCCGGAAGACATAAAA AGCTTTCAGAGAACTGGACGGACACAAGAGAGGCCATCTTGGAGGGGATGACCTTTAGCCTCCGTCACCTCGGGATGACCTTAGTGGATCAGCCTAAAGGCGTCGACCTGGCAGCAACAGCAGTGAAAAGGATTGTTGCAACA GCTAAAGCCAGTGGGAAGAAAGCACAGAAAATCAGTCTTGGAGTCTCCCCTCATGGATTTACTCTTTATGACAGGTCCACCGACAGCTTAATAGAAAATATTTCCATATACAG AATATCTTACTGCACGGTGGGCAAAACGCACGACAGAGTGTTTGCGTTTATCGCTCAAAACACCCTCAATGGGACGCTGGAGTGTCACGCCTACCTGTGCTCCAAAAGGAAAGTG gcTCAGGCGATAGCTTTGACAGTAGCTCAGGCTTTTGGAGTAGCCTTTGAAATGTGGCAGGTGACCCGAGAAG GGAAAGAAAAGCAAGTCAACTCCAATTTAGGTGCAGTTGTCAATGGTAGTTCCCACTCAGAGAGTCCTGATACCACAACAA ATGTTATTACGGTCAACCCATTGGACACGAAGGACAACTCGGAAGCGGAAACCAATGTGGATTTGGATCAATTTAACAACTACTGTAAAGCTGAAAACAACAGTAATCCAGTTTGG GGTATACAAGACGATTTGGAGGAGGCCTTCTCAAG TTGTGATCTGGCCCGTTCTGGTTCAGTTCCAG GCTGGCCATGTCGCGTACTAACCCCCAGGTCTTGGACTTTGGCCTGA
- the LOC144067150 gene encoding low density lipoprotein receptor adapter protein 1-like isoform X1 has protein sequence MDVLKSAGRAIIRRPTVAKQPWTAGRHKKLSENWTDTREAILEGMTFSLRHLGMTLVDQPKGVDLAATAVKRIVATAKASGKKAQKISLGVSPHGFTLYDRSTDSLIENISIYRISYCTVGKTHDRVFAFIAQNTLNGTLECHAYLCSKRKVAQAIALTVAQAFGVAFEMWQVTREGKEKQVNSNLGAVVNGSSHSESPDTTTNVITVNPLDTKDNSEAETNVDLDQFNNYCKAENNSNPVWGIQDDLEEAFSRLAMSRTNPQVLDFGLMPRDWMSQPDWDGANGNASVTLFGNDILIS, from the exons ATGGATGTGCTCAAGTCAGCTGGACGAGCCATTATTCGAAGACCGACTGTTGCCAAACAGCCCTGGACGGCCGGAAGACATAAAA AGCTTTCAGAGAACTGGACGGACACAAGAGAGGCCATCTTGGAGGGGATGACCTTTAGCCTCCGTCACCTCGGGATGACCTTAGTGGATCAGCCTAAAGGCGTCGACCTGGCAGCAACAGCAGTGAAAAGGATTGTTGCAACA GCTAAAGCCAGTGGGAAGAAAGCACAGAAAATCAGTCTTGGAGTCTCCCCTCATGGATTTACTCTTTATGACAGGTCCACCGACAGCTTAATAGAAAATATTTCCATATACAG AATATCTTACTGCACGGTGGGCAAAACGCACGACAGAGTGTTTGCGTTTATCGCTCAAAACACCCTCAATGGGACGCTGGAGTGTCACGCCTACCTGTGCTCCAAAAGGAAAGTG gcTCAGGCGATAGCTTTGACAGTAGCTCAGGCTTTTGGAGTAGCCTTTGAAATGTGGCAGGTGACCCGAGAAG GGAAAGAAAAGCAAGTCAACTCCAATTTAGGTGCAGTTGTCAATGGTAGTTCCCACTCAGAGAGTCCTGATACCACAACAA ATGTTATTACGGTCAACCCATTGGACACGAAGGACAACTCGGAAGCGGAAACCAATGTGGATTTGGATCAATTTAACAACTACTGTAAAGCTGAAAACAACAGTAATCCAGTTTGG GGTATACAAGACGATTTGGAGGAGGCCTTCTCAAG GCTGGCCATGTCGCGTACTAACCCCCAGGTCTTGGACTTTGGCCTGATGCCCCGAGATTGGATGAGTCAACCCGACTGGGATGGTGCCAATGGAAATGCCTCCGTCACCCTCTTTGGGAATGACATTCTCATCTCATGA